A genomic region of Streptomyces sp. R33 contains the following coding sequences:
- a CDS encoding glutathionylspermidine synthase family protein yields MRRHTIEPRPDWQKTVEEQGLIYPLTRYPDDSLRPYWDESAYYSFSLPEVEALENVVEELHAMCLAAAAHIVEHDRFADLGITDPRLAERIAESWRRRAEQPSLYGRFDLRYEGDGSPAKMLEYNADTPTSLVEAASPQWFWMEERFPGADQWNSLHERLVEAWRRQAELLPPGPLHFAHSETDELGEDLMTVAYLQETAEQAGLDTEALSVEQIGWDSLSGRFVDQKLGFIRSCFKLYPWEWLATDAFGPQVLGTYDHGGGSGTTAWIEPLWKMLLSNKALLAILWELFPEHPNLLPAYLDGPRELAETTGYAAKPLLGREGAGVTLHPAGGEPFVPQEGETYVFQGLAPLPDFDGNRVVLGAWVVEEEAAGLGIRESAGPVTDEYARFLPHVIL; encoded by the coding sequence GTGCGCCGTCACACCATCGAGCCGCGCCCCGACTGGCAGAAGACCGTCGAGGAGCAGGGGCTCATCTACCCCCTCACCCGCTACCCCGACGACTCCCTGCGCCCCTACTGGGACGAGAGCGCGTACTACTCCTTCTCGCTCCCCGAGGTCGAGGCGCTGGAGAACGTCGTCGAGGAGCTGCACGCCATGTGCCTGGCCGCGGCCGCGCACATCGTCGAGCACGACCGCTTCGCGGACCTCGGCATCACCGACCCGCGCCTCGCGGAGCGCATCGCCGAGTCCTGGCGCCGACGGGCCGAACAGCCTTCCCTGTACGGCCGGTTCGACCTGCGCTACGAAGGTGACGGCAGCCCGGCCAAGATGCTGGAGTACAACGCCGACACCCCCACCTCCCTCGTGGAGGCGGCCAGTCCGCAGTGGTTCTGGATGGAGGAGCGCTTCCCCGGCGCCGACCAGTGGAACTCCCTCCACGAGCGGCTCGTCGAGGCCTGGCGCCGGCAGGCGGAGCTGCTGCCGCCCGGCCCGCTGCACTTCGCGCACTCCGAGACCGACGAGCTCGGCGAAGACCTGATGACGGTCGCCTACCTCCAGGAGACCGCCGAGCAGGCGGGCCTGGACACCGAGGCGCTGTCCGTCGAGCAGATCGGCTGGGACAGCCTGTCGGGCCGGTTCGTGGACCAGAAGCTCGGCTTCATCCGCAGCTGCTTCAAGCTCTACCCGTGGGAGTGGCTGGCCACCGACGCGTTCGGCCCGCAGGTCCTCGGAACGTACGACCACGGCGGCGGCTCCGGGACCACCGCCTGGATCGAGCCGCTGTGGAAGATGCTGCTGTCCAACAAGGCGCTGCTGGCCATCCTGTGGGAGCTCTTCCCGGAGCACCCGAACCTGCTGCCCGCCTACCTCGACGGCCCGCGCGAGCTCGCGGAGACCACCGGGTACGCCGCGAAGCCCCTGCTGGGCCGCGAGGGCGCCGGGGTCACCCTGCACCCGGCCGGCGGCGAACCCTTCGTACCGCAAGAGGGGGAGACGTACGTCTTCCAGGGCCTGGCCCCGCTGCCCGACTTCGACGGCAACCGCGTGGTGCTCGGCGCGTGGGTCGTCGAGGAGGAGGCGGCGGGCCTCGGCATCCGCGAGTCGGCGGGCCCGGTCACGGACGAGTACGCCCGCTTCCTGCCGCACGTCATCCTGTAG